The following are encoded together in the Pseudidiomarina andamanensis genome:
- the msbA gene encoding lipid A export permease/ATP-binding protein MsbA, whose translation MTEAQKKRTFRRLLSYIKPYRTAFIFSVIAMIGYAAVDTFFFSQIETLIDEGLTEQDSTILIYGAIFVPLVFIARGTFNFISTYLLNWVGFRVITTLRQQLFDHMMKLPVSFHDRHSTGDLLSKITYTTQQVAEASSRAILVLIREGAFVVGLLGLMFYISWQLSLVFLVVGPLIAKVVSVVSKRFRQVSRRIQTAMGNVTTTAEQMLNGHKVVVMYEGQKRESKRFQDINNVTRNQNMKLINAQTVSTSVIQLIASFSLSMVLVLASYPEMLEQLSAGAFTTLLTSMIMLLRPLKQLTTVNSDFQRGIAAAQSIFEVLDEKAEPNKGTYLVERAHGHIRFEDVTFTYDEAESPALDKVSFDVKPGKTLALVGRSGSGKSTISNLLTRFYAPQSGKIYLDDVDIYDYKLKCLRRQFALVSQHVTLFNDTIANNIAYGARGEVSAERIREVAEQAFITEFTDNLPLGLNTMVGENGVMLSGGQRQRIAIARALLRDAPILILDEATSALDTESERHIQKALSRLQQNRTSIVIAHRLSTIENADEILVMEEGKVLERGDHQTLLDKQGAYYQLYSLQFSGGE comes from the coding sequence ATGACCGAAGCCCAAAAGAAGCGGACTTTTCGTCGCTTACTAAGCTACATAAAGCCGTATCGTACGGCATTTATTTTTTCGGTTATTGCGATGATTGGCTATGCAGCCGTCGATACATTTTTCTTTTCTCAAATCGAAACACTTATCGATGAAGGGTTAACCGAACAAGATTCTACCATCCTCATTTATGGCGCTATTTTTGTGCCTTTAGTGTTCATCGCTCGCGGTACCTTCAATTTTATTTCTACCTACTTATTGAACTGGGTTGGTTTTCGAGTGATCACCACGCTGCGTCAGCAATTATTTGATCACATGATGAAGTTACCGGTGTCATTTCATGATCGCCATTCAACCGGTGACTTATTATCAAAAATCACCTATACCACACAGCAGGTGGCGGAGGCCAGTTCACGCGCTATTTTAGTATTGATTCGCGAAGGTGCGTTTGTCGTTGGTTTGTTGGGTTTGATGTTCTACATCAGTTGGCAATTGTCATTGGTATTTTTGGTTGTCGGCCCATTAATTGCCAAAGTGGTCTCCGTGGTTTCAAAACGTTTCCGTCAAGTATCGCGCCGTATTCAAACGGCCATGGGTAACGTCACAACAACGGCTGAGCAAATGCTTAATGGCCATAAAGTTGTGGTGATGTATGAAGGTCAAAAGCGCGAATCCAAGCGCTTTCAAGACATCAACAATGTCACCCGCAACCAGAATATGAAGCTTATTAACGCACAAACCGTGAGCACCTCGGTTATTCAGTTGATTGCGTCGTTTAGTTTGTCGATGGTGTTAGTACTTGCAAGCTACCCGGAAATGCTAGAACAGTTATCAGCGGGTGCGTTTACGACATTACTCACGTCGATGATTATGTTGCTTCGCCCGCTCAAGCAGCTCACGACGGTGAACAGTGACTTCCAGCGTGGAATTGCCGCAGCACAAAGCATCTTTGAGGTGTTAGACGAAAAGGCGGAGCCAAACAAAGGAACCTACCTTGTTGAACGTGCACACGGGCATATACGGTTTGAAGATGTGACTTTCACTTATGACGAGGCAGAGTCGCCGGCGTTAGACAAAGTCAGTTTTGATGTGAAACCAGGCAAAACATTGGCCTTGGTTGGTCGTTCGGGTAGTGGTAAATCAACAATTTCGAACTTACTTACCCGCTTTTATGCACCACAAAGTGGAAAGATTTATCTCGATGACGTGGATATTTACGATTACAAACTGAAATGTTTGCGCCGTCAGTTTGCTTTGGTATCGCAACATGTGACCCTATTTAACGATACAATTGCCAACAATATCGCCTATGGCGCGCGCGGTGAAGTATCGGCAGAGCGTATCCGCGAAGTAGCGGAACAAGCCTTTATTACCGAGTTCACCGACAACTTGCCACTTGGGTTAAACACCATGGTTGGCGAAAATGGCGTGATGTTGTCTGGTGGGCAACGTCAACGTATTGCGATTGCTCGTGCGTTATTGCGCGATGCGCCAATTTTGATTCTGGATGAGGCGACATCTGCACTTGATACAGAGTCTGAACGTCACATTCAAAAAGCCTTGAGTCGGCTACAGCAAAATCGAACCTCGATTGTCATTGCACACCGGCTCTCAACCATTGAAAACGCTGATGAAATATTGGTGATGGAAGAGGGCAAAGTGCTCGAACGTGGTGATCATCAGACATTACTCGACAAACAAGGTGCTTATTACCAGCTTTATAGTCTGCAGTTTAGCGGGGGCGAGTAA
- a CDS encoding DNA internalization-related competence protein ComEC/Rec2 — MDRWLCAALAGYALTFTFSKPMSIQQWVILATLVAVVSWRYALLRPYAIILGCVLCGIAWGSGNAYLHQNTLIFDENLNKPVSLQMTVTEITQVRPDFWRIQGEIQSIENQLLSRSATARLSWYEPPALVIPPQAGTTWQFRARLKAPQGVRNDGGFLYHRYLVGQQIHALGSIRSGTFVAGEPNFRQQLFNQLNYFQPELQQFGILQALTLGERQALSDEQWQTYQRTGLAHLIAISGLHLTLVAGGVLWLFRTLLRYQARSRRRRETNNSWFIATCVALVVTFFYAGLAGFATATVRAFVMFSVVIIHKYFALHTPPSRVLLRAVAVVIVVHPLAPLQSGFWLSVAAVATILLMNWRWPIISGRWQSIRALWRLELTLTFAMWPLTAMWFDGLPLLAPLTNLVVVPLVTFWVLPLSLLGLLMLLLGSDGISLGLLRIAEVPLNYAEPLLNYLSKLTWQWVPAHLTGPIIGLVVVLITWVWPWRWYWKLSCTAIFGFGLIISHQLQQQNTLVRLHILDVDQGSAIVIAQADEAVIVDTGANWELGGNMAERVILPFLRHHQLTPIYGFVSHTDNDHEGGVTTISEQFPAMRWYGSGHGLPCVAGQTGQWRQVTWAILHPREVTNNRYNDDSCVLKLMIGGTSILLPGDITKRAERALLAHIAPIQADLLVLPHHGSNSSSESYFLQSVAPQVAIASRGRNNAYGMVAEQVKQRLEELSIPLLDTARGGQITVTFAQNKWQVHQPWAGKNRAWFDADN; from the coding sequence ATGGATAGGTGGTTGTGCGCGGCGCTTGCCGGTTATGCGCTAACCTTTACTTTTAGCAAGCCGATGAGCATCCAGCAATGGGTCATACTTGCTACTTTAGTCGCTGTCGTGTCATGGCGTTATGCTTTGCTGCGACCGTACGCCATTATTCTCGGCTGTGTATTGTGCGGCATAGCGTGGGGTAGTGGCAACGCTTATTTGCATCAAAATACGCTGATCTTTGATGAGAATCTGAATAAACCAGTGTCTTTGCAGATGACGGTGACGGAAATAACTCAAGTTCGTCCAGACTTTTGGCGTATTCAAGGAGAAATTCAAAGTATAGAAAACCAGTTGTTATCGAGATCGGCTACTGCGCGCTTAAGTTGGTATGAGCCACCGGCGCTGGTTATTCCTCCACAAGCTGGCACAACTTGGCAATTTCGAGCACGACTCAAAGCCCCGCAAGGGGTTCGTAATGACGGTGGGTTTCTTTATCATCGCTATCTTGTCGGTCAACAAATTCATGCTCTAGGGAGTATACGCTCTGGTACCTTCGTTGCTGGTGAACCAAACTTTCGACAGCAACTATTCAATCAACTTAACTACTTTCAGCCGGAACTGCAGCAGTTTGGTATTTTACAAGCGTTAACTTTGGGCGAACGGCAAGCGCTGTCTGATGAACAGTGGCAAACCTATCAACGCACTGGGCTTGCCCATTTAATTGCAATATCAGGGCTGCACTTAACCCTCGTAGCTGGCGGTGTGTTGTGGCTTTTTCGTACTCTTTTACGTTATCAAGCGCGCAGTCGTAGGCGCCGAGAAACAAATAATAGTTGGTTTATTGCAACCTGTGTTGCCCTTGTGGTTACATTTTTTTACGCCGGTTTAGCAGGTTTTGCGACCGCAACGGTGCGCGCATTTGTTATGTTTTCGGTGGTTATCATCCACAAGTATTTTGCTCTGCATACACCGCCAAGTCGGGTGCTTTTAAGAGCTGTCGCTGTGGTCATCGTGGTGCATCCCCTGGCACCTTTGCAAAGTGGATTTTGGTTATCGGTAGCTGCGGTAGCAACGATTCTCTTAATGAATTGGCGCTGGCCGATTATTAGCGGGCGTTGGCAAAGTATCCGAGCTTTGTGGCGACTTGAACTGACATTAACGTTTGCCATGTGGCCGCTAACCGCAATGTGGTTTGATGGTTTACCACTACTGGCTCCGCTTACGAATCTTGTTGTTGTGCCGCTAGTTACGTTTTGGGTGTTGCCACTCAGTTTGCTCGGTTTGCTCATGCTGTTGTTGGGTAGCGATGGGATATCGCTTGGACTATTACGTATTGCTGAGGTACCACTCAACTATGCAGAACCACTATTGAATTATCTGTCTAAGTTGACGTGGCAGTGGGTACCCGCACACCTGACCGGCCCAATCATCGGTTTGGTGGTGGTGTTGATCACGTGGGTTTGGCCGTGGCGCTGGTACTGGAAGTTAAGCTGCACGGCCATTTTTGGCTTTGGACTGATCATTTCGCATCAGTTGCAACAACAAAACACTTTGGTGCGGCTTCATATTCTTGATGTTGATCAGGGCAGCGCTATCGTCATTGCGCAGGCTGATGAAGCCGTGATTGTTGATACCGGGGCGAATTGGGAGCTTGGGGGGAATATGGCGGAAAGGGTGATATTGCCATTTTTACGACATCATCAACTTACACCTATCTATGGCTTCGTGAGTCACACTGACAATGATCATGAGGGCGGTGTTACGACTATCTCGGAGCAATTTCCGGCTATGCGATGGTACGGTAGTGGTCATGGCTTACCCTGCGTTGCTGGTCAAACAGGGCAGTGGCGTCAAGTTACATGGGCGATATTGCATCCACGAGAAGTAACCAATAATCGTTACAATGACGACTCGTGTGTATTGAAATTAATGATTGGTGGCACGTCGATTCTATTACCCGGTGATATAACAAAACGCGCTGAGCGAGCCTTACTGGCTCATATTGCACCCATTCAAGCAGACCTGTTGGTATTACCTCATCATGGCAGCAATAGTTCAAGCGAGAGCTATTTCTTACAGTCTGTTGCGCCACAAGTCGCAATCGCAAGCCGGGGGCGGAACAATGCGTACGGCATGGTAGCCGAACAAGTGAAACAGCGGCTTGAAGAATTAAGCATACCCTTACTAGATACCGCCCGCGGAGGCCAAATTACCGTGACCTTTGCGCAGAATAAATGGCAAGTACATCAGCCTTGGGCTGGTAAGAATAGAGCATGGTTTGATGCGGATAACTAG
- a CDS encoding DUF2062 domain-containing protein, giving the protein MPRKFIQRIMPKHETVRNSKSLKVFGKLLHDANLWHLNRRSAAGGFAVGLFFAFIPVPFQMVLAAAAAIPFRVNLPLSVALVWVSNPITMPVLFYFCYLLGNWILGQPPQTFSFELSWHWLAQSIATIGPAFLLGCLIMAVISSIAGYFTISLLWRQSVVSAWRERAQRMLEKAKHRKHESND; this is encoded by the coding sequence ATGCCACGCAAGTTTATTCAACGCATCATGCCCAAGCATGAAACTGTGAGAAACAGCAAAAGCCTAAAAGTCTTCGGCAAGTTATTGCACGATGCTAACCTGTGGCACCTTAATCGTCGTTCTGCTGCTGGTGGTTTCGCCGTTGGACTATTTTTTGCGTTTATTCCGGTGCCATTTCAGATGGTTCTTGCAGCTGCAGCAGCCATCCCATTTCGCGTTAATTTGCCGCTTTCGGTCGCCTTAGTTTGGGTTTCAAACCCAATCACCATGCCCGTGTTATTTTATTTTTGTTATCTGCTGGGTAACTGGATTCTCGGGCAACCACCGCAAACCTTTAGCTTTGAATTATCTTGGCACTGGTTAGCGCAAAGTATTGCGACTATTGGCCCCGCGTTCCTGCTGGGCTGTCTGATTATGGCAGTAATTAGTAGTATCGCCGGGTATTTCACTATTAGCCTGTTGTGGCGCCAATCAGTCGTCAGTGCATGGCGCGAACGTGCACAGCGCATGCTCGAAAAAGCGAAACATCGTAAACACGAATCTAATGACTAA
- a CDS encoding lipoprotein-releasing ABC transporter permease subunit encodes MIERLRLTWHLARRFRNRRERSGFVSFISASSTLGIALGCMVFIAGLSVMNGFEKVLQERFLSLIPHVEFTAVNQQLADPQQIMAASLKHPSVVSAKPVIRTQGMVQQGAQFTGVQIQGIDTTQVQAIQEYMSPETWQALVTEPNAVVLGDKLAEKLKVTTGDTVMLLVAQNANFREPKRIRLNVQGTFAFGGQVDHQFAYVSLQTAREMVGIQNGATAVELVLTNVMQAQQVANEIGYDIKDYVYLDHWMRSQGHLYRDIQLVRMVMYLVLILVLAVACFNIISTLIMTVQEKQRHIGILRTMGLRGKQVMQVFVWQGLQNGLIGTVLGTIAGVLLTLILPDLMSWIQWLSGESLLASDVYFINQIPVYLQSLDVVLVALVALTMSIFATLYPAWRAAQLEIVQAISH; translated from the coding sequence ATGATTGAGCGCTTGCGCCTGACTTGGCATTTAGCTCGTCGGTTTCGCAACCGCCGCGAGCGAAGTGGTTTCGTATCGTTCATTTCGGCGTCATCAACGCTTGGTATTGCGCTGGGCTGCATGGTTTTTATTGCTGGTTTAAGCGTCATGAACGGCTTTGAGAAGGTTCTACAAGAACGCTTTCTAAGTTTGATTCCACATGTCGAGTTTACTGCGGTGAATCAGCAATTAGCCGACCCTCAACAAATAATGGCGGCCAGTCTTAAACATCCCAGCGTGGTAAGTGCAAAACCCGTGATTCGCACACAAGGTATGGTGCAACAGGGCGCTCAATTTACCGGTGTGCAAATTCAAGGCATTGACACAACGCAGGTACAAGCCATTCAAGAATATATGTCGCCAGAAACATGGCAAGCACTGGTCACCGAGCCCAACGCTGTGGTGCTCGGCGATAAGCTTGCCGAAAAGCTTAAGGTGACAACTGGTGACACGGTGATGTTGTTGGTGGCACAAAACGCGAACTTTCGTGAACCGAAACGTATTCGATTGAATGTGCAGGGAACCTTCGCATTTGGTGGTCAAGTCGACCACCAATTCGCCTATGTATCTCTACAAACCGCGCGTGAAATGGTTGGAATTCAAAATGGCGCAACAGCGGTTGAGTTAGTGCTCACCAATGTTATGCAGGCACAGCAAGTCGCCAATGAAATAGGTTATGACATAAAGGATTATGTGTATCTTGATCATTGGATGCGGTCACAAGGTCACTTGTATCGCGATATACAGCTGGTGCGTATGGTGATGTACCTTGTACTCATACTGGTGTTGGCGGTTGCGTGTTTCAATATTATTTCAACGCTCATCATGACGGTTCAAGAAAAACAGCGCCATATCGGAATACTCCGTACCATGGGCTTGCGCGGTAAACAGGTTATGCAAGTGTTTGTTTGGCAAGGTCTACAAAATGGCCTGATTGGTACCGTGCTGGGTACGATTGCTGGGGTATTGTTAACGCTGATATTACCTGACTTAATGAGTTGGATTCAGTGGCTGAGTGGCGAGTCATTGCTAGCGAGCGATGTCTACTTTATCAATCAAATACCGGTTTATTTACAGTCGCTCGATGTGGTTCTGGTGGCGCTTGTGGCGCTCACTATGAGTATCTTTGCGACGTTATATCCAGCTTGGCGGGCGGCACAGCTTGAAATTGTTCAAGCGATTAGTCATTAG
- the lolD gene encoding lipoprotein-releasing ABC transporter ATP-binding protein LolD — MLMECRQLSRVYQDGDRQLQVLNDVNLSVNAGEMLAIVGSSGSGKSTLLHCMGGLDKPTSGEVLFAGYAIQDWSSNQLADWRNKEIGFIYQFHHLLPEFTALENVAMPQLIAGVSTREAKLRAEQLLQRVGLAERLQHRPAELSGGERQRVAIARALANSPRLVLADEPTGNLDDSTAEQVFELLLELNKEFDTAFVIVTHDNSLAAKLPRTLTLHHGQLNKAELFA, encoded by the coding sequence ATGTTGATGGAATGCCGCCAATTATCCCGAGTTTACCAAGATGGCGACCGCCAATTACAGGTATTAAACGATGTTAATTTATCCGTGAATGCCGGTGAAATGCTCGCGATTGTTGGGAGTTCCGGTTCTGGCAAGAGTACACTGCTGCATTGCATGGGGGGGTTAGATAAGCCAACGTCAGGTGAAGTGCTATTTGCTGGGTACGCCATTCAAGACTGGTCATCAAATCAACTTGCTGACTGGCGTAACAAAGAAATCGGATTCATCTATCAATTTCATCATTTGTTGCCAGAGTTCACCGCACTTGAAAACGTCGCGATGCCACAGTTAATTGCCGGTGTCTCAACGCGCGAAGCGAAGTTACGTGCCGAGCAGTTATTGCAACGTGTGGGGCTTGCAGAACGATTACAGCACCGCCCAGCTGAACTCTCTGGTGGTGAGCGGCAGCGTGTCGCTATTGCACGTGCGTTAGCTAACTCACCACGTTTAGTTCTTGCCGATGAACCGACTGGAAATTTAGATGACAGTACCGCTGAACAAGTATTTGAGTTGTTGTTAGAACTTAACAAAGAGTTTGATACTGCATTTGTGATTGTGACGCATGACAATTCGCTGGCGGCGAAACTTCCGCGAACTTTAACGCTTCATCACGGACAGTTAAATAAAGCGGAGCTGTTTGCATGA